In Cydia amplana chromosome 13, ilCydAmpl1.1, whole genome shotgun sequence, the genomic stretch AGACAAAGGACAAAAAGGAATTTAAGATAGATACATCTTTTGAATTAATGCGGCGGCGGCGATTCAATATTCGGTTCCTATCTAAGTATTTAGACTAGGTACGACAAGTCCAATTCGATGAATGAGACGATTACACTCCATCACGCGTACGGTGCTGCAGGCGTAATTTTTTATTCGAATGATACCTCGCCCATTTGCGAATATAGATGCGCCAAACAATTTTGCTATATATAAAACTTGCGCATAGTTACTATGTTGCAACCAATTTGACCATCACAGCAAGACCCGCCTCactaagtaattttatttcattaaggTCTCCTAGCTCCTGCCAATCTTAGAACTTGAAAAACCATATGTGTGTATCCTAACTACCCTTTTACTTAAGTCCATTAAGATTCCACCAAAGAACCAAGACATACTTGGGTTATATTGAAACAAAGTATTAATAAATCAAAAAGTTCATATCTACACTACTAGTGTAAGTGCCCCTAATGCTAGTGTGGCAAGGAAATAAGTAAAAATagctattttttattataatttattacatttaattaacagTGTACAGAAATATCTCATGGAAATCTTCCACATCAAAGAAAATCTCATTATCTAATTGAAATGGTCTACAAATACTTAGCCAATCTATAAATTCTTCAAACATGTCTAATGCAGTCAATGTATCTGCAATACTTCTGTTCAAAACAACATAACTTCCCTTTGTCAAATGTTCCTTGAAAAAGTACcacaattttttgtgttcctcTGTAGGCACAAAGAAATCAAAACAATTCATGATGCAAATATTAGATTTCTTGACTAAGTCTTCTTTATCAGTTACATTAGAGTGGACAATTTTTATTCGGTTTTTATCCATTCCAAATTGTTCTATTATCTTTTCTTGTATTTCACAACATTCTTTATTCATTTCTATACCAATAATATTTGATgcatttgtaaaataatatgcctgaaatagaaaaatatatattagtaAAATTTTCATCCAATTTGACTTGAAATTAATTTAAACGACCATAATAAAGTCTATTATTCATTAACAATACTTATAACAATAGACACATAAAATTAACTTACAGAATACAAAATTCCACCAAATCTGGAACCCACATCCAATATCTGTTTATCCTCCAGATCCTTTGGAAGCAGAACTTTAAATATATACTGAAGTTGTATTCTTGACATAGAATGTGAAATAAGATTAAGCTCCTGCAAAATAATgacatttattaataaaaaactatttttatgtgCAAGATTAGATTACAAGTGCAATATGTAAAACTCCTTGGGTATAAAAtgattacaattatttttttatatagacATTACAGATAAAATGCAGTCAAGCAGAATAAGTAAAATCATATTCTAATGATCAAAAAAATAGGTAATTTTCTAGTCTTTTTACAAAGGTATCAGAAACTTTATTTGTATCC encodes the following:
- the LOC134653277 gene encoding uncharacterized protein LOC134653277, with protein sequence MFDEEKEIISNAQSRILDLFVELDDKELKSVEQWLGSKKYRKDLENKKSIIRSDKLLQKIGDTIKKMVPFEAELPSENIMLPAVGDQADCHKVNTRHVDEFLYDEEQVEELVKQGKLSRHYCLDCNSQNIKELNLISHSMSRIQLQYIFKVLLPKDLEDKQILDVGSRFGGILYSAYYFTNASNIIGIEMNKECCEIQEKIIEQFGMDKNRIKIVHSNVTDKEDLVKKSNICIMNCFDFFVPTEEHKKLWYFFKEHLTKGSYVVLNRSIADTLTALDMFEEFIDWLSICRPFQLDNEIFFDVEDFHEIFLYTVN